Proteins encoded by one window of Primulina huaijiensis isolate GDHJ02 chromosome 1, ASM1229523v2, whole genome shotgun sequence:
- the LOC140983050 gene encoding DNA-(apurinic or apyrimidinic site) endonuclease, chloroplastic-like isoform X2, with amino-acid sequence MSVWLSASSLEDTTISCNSIYALFRRMIQAVKLGFGNSIFLSSAAVKCRSSKYLGPVYVNLTMGKKRCLSLSVTVKLGDEPDVDASKPEKTTSKASIRESGVLGDDSVNIEKMRLQQIKSRLRSIGIPAKGPKHELLSALKSFMDNQDGGGSSDLQDQVVSDDMPTVTITNSKRKDKENLEKNDAQETNKDSDMSVGNRTNRRIKQSSEKSNRKILERITGKELVITSTDVKDEPWTILTHKKPQKGWMAYNPKTMRPPPIAAATAHMKLMSWNVNGLRALLKLESFSALQLAQRENFDVLCLQETKLQEKDVDGIRLSLLEGFDNSYWTCSVSKLGYSGTAIISRIKPHSVRYGLGLSDHDSEGRLVTVEFDNFYLLCGYVPNSGDGLKRLSYRITQWDPSLSNYMKDLERSKPIILTGDLNCAHQEIDIWNPAGNKRSAGFTDEERHSFQTNFLDKGFVDTFREQHPDTVGYTYWGYRHGGRKTNKGWRLDYFLASESIADQVYDSYILPDVAGSDHSPIGLILKL; translated from the exons ATGTCGGTGTGGCTTTCTGCCTCCTCGCTTGAAGATACCACCATCTCCTGCAATTCGATCTACGCACTCTTCCGCCGAATGATTCAAGCTGTTAAATTAGGCTTCGGAAATTCAATATTCTTGAG TTCTGCTGCAGTAAAGTGTAGGAGCTCGAAATATCTTGGTCCGGTTTATGTGAATTTGACAATGGGAAAGAAAAGATGTTTGTCATTATCAGTTACAGTTAAATTGGGTGATGAACCCGACGTGGATGCGTCGAAACCCGAGAAGACTACCTCCAAG GCAAGTATCAGGGAAAGCGGTGTTCTTGGGGATGACTCTGTGAATATAGAGAAAATGAGACTGCAACAGATAAAATCAAGATTGAG GAGTATCGGGATTCCTGCCAAAGGACCTAAGCATGAACTTTTGTCTGCCTTGAAGAGTTTCATGGACAATCAAGATG GTGGAGGTTCTTCTGATCTACAAGATCAAGTAGTCTCTGATGATATGCCAACTGTTACTATAACTAATTCAAAGAGAAAGGATAAAGAAAATCTGGAAAAGAATGATGCTCAGGAAACCAACAAGGATTCAGACATGTCTGTTGGTAATAGGACAAACAGAAGAATAAAACAGTCATCTGAAAAGAGTAATCGCAAAATTCTGGAACGCATAACTGGAAAAGAACTAGTTATTACATCAACTGATGTGAAAG ATGAACCTTGGACTATTCTTACTCACAAGAAGCCACAAAAAGGATGGATGGCTTACAATCCAAAAACTATGAGGCCACCTCCTATTGCTGCTGCTACGGCACATATGAAGCTAATGTCTTGGAATGTCAATGGTTTAAGAGCTTTATTGAAGTTGGAGAGCTTTTCAGCTCTGCAACTTGCACAAAGAGAAAATTTTGATGTCTTGTGCTTGCAAGAGACAAAACTACAG GAGAAAGATGTTGACGGAATCAGACTAAGTCTACTAGAAGGTTTTGACAATAGTTATTGGACATGTAGTGTCTCGAAACTGGGTTATTCAGGGACAGCTATCATTTCAcgg ATAAAGCCACATTCTGTTCGTTATGGTTTGGGCTTGTCTGATCATGATAGTGAAGGGCGCCTCGTGACGGTGGAGTTTGATAACTTCTATTTATTGTGTGGCTATGTTCCTAATTCTGGTGATGGTCTCAAACGACTG TCGTACAGGATAACACAGTGGGATCCTTCTCTCAGCAACTATATGAAA GATCTGGAACGGTCAAAGCCTATTATTCTAACTGGTGACTTGAATTGCGCCCATCAAGAAATTGATatatggaatccagct GGAAACAAAAGAAGTGCAGGCTTTACAGATGAAGAGAGGCATTCATTTCAAACAAACTTTCTTGATAAAGGTTTTGTTGATACCTTTCGAGAACAACACCCTGACACTGTCGGTTATACCTATTGGGGCTACAGGCACGGTGGGCGAAAAACCAACAAAG
- the LOC140983050 gene encoding DNA-(apurinic or apyrimidinic site) endonuclease, chloroplastic-like isoform X1, with the protein MSVWLSASSLEDTTISCNSIYALFRRMIQAVKLGFGNSIFLSSAAVKCRSSKYLGPVYVNLTMGKKRCLSLSVTVKLGDEPDVDASKPEKTTSKASIRESGVLGDDSVNIEKMRLQQIKSRLRSIGIPAKGPKHELLSALKSFMDNQDGGGSSDLQDQVVSDDMPTVTITNSKRKDKENLEKNDAQETNKDSDMSVGNRTNRRIKQSSEKSNRKILERITGKELVITSTDVKEKTSIQAKKKVLSSNSTINNMNHVDSDLSIDEPWTILTHKKPQKGWMAYNPKTMRPPPIAAATAHMKLMSWNVNGLRALLKLESFSALQLAQRENFDVLCLQETKLQEKDVDGIRLSLLEGFDNSYWTCSVSKLGYSGTAIISRIKPHSVRYGLGLSDHDSEGRLVTVEFDNFYLLCGYVPNSGDGLKRLSYRITQWDPSLSNYMKDLERSKPIILTGDLNCAHQEIDIWNPAGNKRSAGFTDEERHSFQTNFLDKGFVDTFREQHPDTVGYTYWGYRHGGRKTNKGWRLDYFLASESIADQVYDSYILPDVAGSDHSPIGLILKL; encoded by the exons ATGTCGGTGTGGCTTTCTGCCTCCTCGCTTGAAGATACCACCATCTCCTGCAATTCGATCTACGCACTCTTCCGCCGAATGATTCAAGCTGTTAAATTAGGCTTCGGAAATTCAATATTCTTGAG TTCTGCTGCAGTAAAGTGTAGGAGCTCGAAATATCTTGGTCCGGTTTATGTGAATTTGACAATGGGAAAGAAAAGATGTTTGTCATTATCAGTTACAGTTAAATTGGGTGATGAACCCGACGTGGATGCGTCGAAACCCGAGAAGACTACCTCCAAG GCAAGTATCAGGGAAAGCGGTGTTCTTGGGGATGACTCTGTGAATATAGAGAAAATGAGACTGCAACAGATAAAATCAAGATTGAG GAGTATCGGGATTCCTGCCAAAGGACCTAAGCATGAACTTTTGTCTGCCTTGAAGAGTTTCATGGACAATCAAGATG GTGGAGGTTCTTCTGATCTACAAGATCAAGTAGTCTCTGATGATATGCCAACTGTTACTATAACTAATTCAAAGAGAAAGGATAAAGAAAATCTGGAAAAGAATGATGCTCAGGAAACCAACAAGGATTCAGACATGTCTGTTGGTAATAGGACAAACAGAAGAATAAAACAGTCATCTGAAAAGAGTAATCGCAAAATTCTGGAACGCATAACTGGAAAAGAACTAGTTATTACATCAACTGATGTGAAAG AAAAAACATCTATTCAAGCAAAGAAGAAAGTTTTGTCAAGTAACAGTACTATAAATAATATGAATCACGTCGATTCTGATCTTTCTATAGATGAACCTTGGACTATTCTTACTCACAAGAAGCCACAAAAAGGATGGATGGCTTACAATCCAAAAACTATGAGGCCACCTCCTATTGCTGCTGCTACGGCACATATGAAGCTAATGTCTTGGAATGTCAATGGTTTAAGAGCTTTATTGAAGTTGGAGAGCTTTTCAGCTCTGCAACTTGCACAAAGAGAAAATTTTGATGTCTTGTGCTTGCAAGAGACAAAACTACAG GAGAAAGATGTTGACGGAATCAGACTAAGTCTACTAGAAGGTTTTGACAATAGTTATTGGACATGTAGTGTCTCGAAACTGGGTTATTCAGGGACAGCTATCATTTCAcgg ATAAAGCCACATTCTGTTCGTTATGGTTTGGGCTTGTCTGATCATGATAGTGAAGGGCGCCTCGTGACGGTGGAGTTTGATAACTTCTATTTATTGTGTGGCTATGTTCCTAATTCTGGTGATGGTCTCAAACGACTG TCGTACAGGATAACACAGTGGGATCCTTCTCTCAGCAACTATATGAAA GATCTGGAACGGTCAAAGCCTATTATTCTAACTGGTGACTTGAATTGCGCCCATCAAGAAATTGATatatggaatccagct GGAAACAAAAGAAGTGCAGGCTTTACAGATGAAGAGAGGCATTCATTTCAAACAAACTTTCTTGATAAAGGTTTTGTTGATACCTTTCGAGAACAACACCCTGACACTGTCGGTTATACCTATTGGGGCTACAGGCACGGTGGGCGAAAAACCAACAAAG